Proteins from one Caldalkalibacillus salinus genomic window:
- the galU gene encoding UTP--glucose-1-phosphate uridylyltransferase GalU, with the protein MQKVRKAIIPAAGLGTRFLPATKAQPKEMLPIVDKPTIQYIVEEAVASGIEDIIIVTGRGKRAIEDHFDKSYELEETLSSKGKITQLEEVQSISNLANIHYIRQKEPLGLGHAIACASRFIGDEPFAVLLGDDIVHAYGKPCLKQLIDVYERYNSSVIGVQQVPNEDVSKYGIISVKNGGIDKDCYHINDLVEKPSKEEAPSNYAIMGRYILRPDIFEILDEQKPGAGNEIQLTDAIKGLNEKQMVVAYNFEGVRHDVGDKFGFIKAQIEFALERGDLKEDVMQYIESVLEKDKVIL; encoded by the coding sequence GACAAAAGCACAACCAAAAGAGATGCTACCGATCGTAGATAAACCAACCATTCAATATATTGTCGAAGAAGCGGTTGCTTCAGGAATAGAAGACATTATTATTGTGACTGGTCGTGGAAAAAGAGCCATTGAAGACCATTTTGATAAATCATATGAGTTAGAAGAAACGTTATCGAGTAAGGGTAAGATTACACAATTAGAAGAAGTACAAAGTATTTCAAACTTAGCTAATATCCACTATATACGTCAGAAAGAACCTCTGGGACTTGGACATGCTATAGCTTGTGCGAGTCGGTTTATAGGCGACGAGCCGTTTGCTGTCCTATTAGGTGATGATATTGTGCATGCTTATGGGAAGCCATGCTTGAAGCAATTGATAGACGTCTATGAACGGTACAATTCATCCGTCATTGGGGTTCAGCAAGTGCCTAATGAGGATGTCTCAAAATATGGCATTATCTCAGTGAAAAATGGTGGCATAGATAAGGATTGTTATCATATTAATGATCTAGTGGAAAAACCAAGCAAAGAAGAAGCTCCTTCTAATTATGCTATTATGGGACGATATATTTTAAGGCCTGATATATTTGAAATATTAGATGAGCAGAAGCCTGGTGCTGGGAATGAAATTCAGTTGACTGATGCGATAAAAGGACTTAATGAAAAACAGATGGTTGTTGCTTATAATTTTGAAGGCGTACGCCATGATGTAGGTGATAAGTTTGGATTTATTAAGGCACAGATTGAGTTTGCGTTGGAGCGAGGAGATTTGAAAGAGGATGTTATGCAGTATATAGAAAGTGTCCTGGAAAAGGATAAAGTCATTTTGTAA